From a region of the Pontixanthobacter gangjinensis genome:
- a CDS encoding PH domain-containing protein, whose amino-acid sequence MDETDNSLTPLHSNHVKVTRIVALLFAIPFVIASIVLEVADILPFGVFVVPVFLIAAFLVIRIPLRRYHARGYQMSDDRLRVVRGIMFHSDTVVPFGRVQHIDVNQGPLQRAYGIATLTVHTAGTHNASVHLPGLNNEDALAMRETIRAHIKRETM is encoded by the coding sequence ATGGACGAAACCGACAACTCCCTCACCCCATTGCACTCCAACCACGTCAAGGTGACGCGCATTGTCGCGTTACTTTTCGCGATCCCGTTTGTGATTGCTTCAATCGTGCTTGAGGTCGCGGACATTCTGCCATTTGGCGTGTTTGTAGTTCCTGTGTTTTTGATTGCGGCATTCTTGGTAATCCGCATTCCACTGCGGCGTTATCATGCGCGCGGCTATCAAATGTCCGACGACCGGTTGCGGGTTGTTCGGGGGATCATGTTTCATTCGGACACTGTCGTACCATTCGGCAGAGTCCAGCATATCGACGTCAACCAGGGGCCGCTGCAGCGCGCTTACGGGATTGCCACCCTGACGGTCCACACCGCTGGCACCCACAATGCTTCGGTGCATCTACCCGGGCTCAACAATGAAGACGCTCTGGCAATGCGAGAGACCATTCGCGCACATATCAAGCGTGAGACGATGTGA
- a CDS encoding SGNH/GDSL hydrolase family protein, whose amino-acid sequence MSVAQKFFGGYRTTAIVVLNTLVFLVALNLALWAVFAVADHRPSMIDTSSRLSPDGYFHENGTAVDNGKRMPTNLTIFDYKAYEGVMAEREIGEMLDEYYDHYQDGLKYQPYTQYAPRVFEGKYLNVERAPNGLTVRRTINPPAEERTGKTIRIFTFGGSTTFGSGLPDQYNWPTRLSEILNARAKAAGSDVHVEITNYGRVGFYPTQELHLFMEVLRSGERPDIAIFLDGLNLGEDDDTTGLTNFFAKAVNEAQQPSGARWEWLPMARAAKGVQNRLKPQNSEKSPPPSKDERLEHMHERFVQFRTNVEAVSALYGVKPIFFLQPDAHYNYPVHLYGRGEMVVNPPRRAFKERLYARLREDDGFIDLTGLFEDYGDRKAVVDSAHFSPNFANFLAQNIAERLDLAGIGDRDRSNVVATGIPKRH is encoded by the coding sequence ATGTCTGTCGCCCAGAAGTTCTTCGGTGGGTACCGAACTACTGCCATAGTGGTGTTAAATACGCTGGTTTTTCTGGTGGCGCTCAATCTCGCGCTATGGGCCGTGTTTGCGGTAGCTGATCATCGGCCCAGCATGATTGACACCAGTTCGCGACTATCGCCGGATGGGTATTTCCATGAAAATGGAACCGCGGTTGATAACGGCAAGCGGATGCCGACGAATCTGACTATCTTCGACTACAAAGCCTACGAAGGCGTGATGGCCGAGCGTGAAATTGGCGAAATGCTGGATGAGTATTACGATCACTATCAAGATGGTCTGAAATATCAGCCCTACACGCAATATGCACCGCGCGTATTCGAAGGCAAATATCTGAATGTCGAGCGAGCGCCGAATGGATTGACGGTCCGCCGCACGATCAATCCACCAGCTGAAGAGAGGACCGGAAAGACCATTCGGATATTCACTTTTGGTGGCAGCACAACATTTGGAAGCGGCCTCCCGGATCAATATAATTGGCCAACCCGTCTAAGCGAAATTCTCAATGCAAGGGCTAAAGCGGCAGGGTCGGACGTTCATGTCGAAATCACCAATTATGGCCGGGTCGGTTTCTATCCCACGCAGGAACTGCACCTGTTCATGGAAGTTTTGCGAAGCGGAGAACGTCCCGACATCGCCATCTTTCTCGACGGGCTGAATCTGGGTGAAGATGATGACACTACCGGCTTGACCAATTTCTTTGCGAAAGCGGTGAACGAGGCGCAGCAGCCAAGCGGCGCGCGGTGGGAATGGTTGCCCATGGCTCGCGCCGCCAAGGGTGTCCAAAATCGTTTGAAGCCGCAGAACAGCGAAAAAAGCCCGCCCCCTTCGAAAGACGAACGATTAGAGCATATGCATGAAAGATTTGTCCAATTCAGGACAAATGTAGAAGCTGTTTCTGCGCTCTATGGCGTGAAGCCGATCTTCTTCCTTCAACCTGACGCGCATTATAATTATCCGGTCCATCTTTATGGGCGGGGCGAGATGGTGGTGAATCCTCCGCGCCGCGCTTTCAAAGAGCGCCTATACGCTCGGCTACGCGAGGATGACGGCTTCATTGACTTGACGGGATTGTTTGAGGACTATGGAGACCGGAAGGCAGTCGTGGACTCAGCGCATTTCTCCCCCAATTTTGCGAACTTCCTCGCCCAGAATATTGCAGAGCGTCTCGATCTCGCTGGTATCGGTGATAGAGATCGCTCGAATGTCGTCGCTACCGGAATCCCAAAGAGGCATTAG
- a CDS encoding radical SAM/SPASM domain-containing protein has product MKSLAMDRELLISTGIGCGVLCSYCPQVTIGQAYKKVSGPSSLSFDTYRTCVDKLPEDVIVNFTGFYEPFLNQACTDMILYAVEKGHEVRLSTTVMGLTAEQVDRFKHIEFVKFAVHLPDTKGLTRIIVDDTYMAALARLIKSDISNIGFHVHEGQEGPEAVHETVDALLIENDIEPENRWILTRAGNIDIDGVAPPVRLTGELALCPRLYENVLLPSGDIALCCMDWDLKHVIGNLLETEYENLFTGPQFKEVLRAYSDDSMDILCRTCEVARTKKDVRISEFKAYVEAQGGTSVAGGAISS; this is encoded by the coding sequence ATGAAAAGCTTAGCGATGGATCGGGAACTACTAATATCGACTGGCATCGGTTGTGGTGTCCTGTGTTCCTATTGTCCGCAGGTGACGATTGGCCAAGCCTATAAGAAAGTCAGCGGTCCCTCGTCTCTAAGCTTCGATACCTATAGAACTTGCGTCGATAAGCTCCCTGAGGATGTCATCGTCAACTTCACGGGGTTCTACGAACCGTTCCTCAATCAAGCTTGCACCGATATGATTTTGTATGCGGTGGAAAAAGGACATGAGGTCAGACTTTCCACTACGGTGATGGGCTTGACCGCTGAACAGGTCGATAGGTTCAAACATATCGAGTTCGTAAAGTTTGCGGTGCATCTCCCAGATACCAAAGGGCTGACGCGGATAATTGTTGATGACACTTATATGGCGGCGCTTGCGCGACTGATCAAAAGCGACATTTCGAATATCGGATTCCATGTGCATGAGGGGCAGGAAGGCCCCGAAGCGGTTCATGAGACTGTAGACGCGCTGCTGATTGAAAATGACATTGAACCGGAAAACAGGTGGATACTAACCCGCGCCGGAAACATCGATATTGATGGCGTTGCCCCGCCGGTCCGGCTGACTGGCGAGTTGGCGCTGTGTCCGCGCCTCTATGAAAATGTCCTGTTGCCTAGCGGCGATATTGCTCTGTGCTGCATGGATTGGGATCTGAAACATGTGATCGGAAACTTGCTTGAAACCGAGTATGAGAACCTTTTCACGGGCCCGCAATTCAAAGAAGTTCTGCGCGCATATTCCGATGACAGCATGGATATCCTGTGCCGGACTTGCGAAGTCGCTCGTACGAAAAAAGACGTCCGGATAAGCGAGTTTAAAGCCTATGTCGAAGCGCAAGGCGGCACTTCGGTTGCGGGTGGAGCGATTTCCTCGTGA